A region from the Cystobacter ferrugineus genome encodes:
- the rpmG gene encoding 50S ribosomal protein L33, which yields MPKGNRTIVHLVSTSGSGYFYTTTKNKRKSQEKLQLKKYDPRVRKHVLFVEGKP from the coding sequence ATGCCCAAGGGCAACCGAACCATCGTCCATCTCGTCTCGACGTCCGGCAGCGGCTACTTCTACACGACGACGAAGAACAAGCGGAAGTCGCAGGAGAAGCTCCAGCTCAAGAAGTACGACCCCCGCGTGCGCAAGCACGTGCTGTTCGTGGAAGGCAAGCCATGA
- a CDS encoding sensor histidine kinase yields the protein MPETEPRRFRHLLLRAVLLPLGLLLLLAGILMGAVGGLIQAQEEARHSQEALTRLERVRQLLIDRETGLRGYLLTGKPAFLAPYQSAGQMLPSAVEALEHSLAGEPEQRAWMKALRERWRDWERFADEELSLFHQGGDWLAVVRSGAGKIRMDAIRATLDAVLAETRQRATLRGLEAERAGRTVLVAGGLWTLAVGLLLAWFSRRQLILLAREYGASLARVSAQADALRASEARLESRVAQRTHELTAANKELESFSYSVSHDLRSPLRAIDGFAQALLEDERPRLSPEGLRLLSRLQAAATRMGQLIDDLLQLSRVTRAEVQRETVDLSALATSVLHELRQREPARDVTCTLQPGLLARGDPRLFRVLLENLLGNAWKFTSKRSGAHIEFFSETVEGVPHYVVRDNGVGFDMAYAGKLFSPFQRMHKPSDFPGTGIGLATVQRIVHRHRGEISAQATPGAGATFRFTLQEAQA from the coding sequence ATGCCCGAGACCGAGCCACGCCGCTTCCGGCACCTGCTGCTGCGCGCCGTCCTGCTGCCGTTGGGGCTGTTGCTGCTGCTCGCGGGCATCCTCATGGGGGCGGTGGGTGGCCTCATCCAAGCCCAGGAAGAGGCACGGCACTCCCAGGAGGCCCTGACCCGGCTGGAGCGGGTGCGCCAGCTTCTCATCGACCGGGAGACGGGCCTGCGCGGCTATCTCCTCACCGGCAAGCCGGCTTTCCTGGCGCCCTACCAGTCGGCCGGACAGATGCTCCCCTCGGCGGTCGAGGCGCTCGAGCACAGCCTGGCGGGCGAGCCCGAACAGCGCGCCTGGATGAAGGCGCTGCGCGAGCGCTGGCGGGATTGGGAGCGGTTCGCCGATGAGGAGCTCTCCCTCTTCCACCAGGGGGGGGACTGGCTGGCCGTGGTGCGCTCGGGGGCGGGCAAGATCCGCATGGATGCGATCCGCGCGACCCTGGATGCCGTTCTCGCCGAGACACGCCAGCGCGCCACCCTCCGGGGACTCGAGGCCGAGCGCGCGGGCCGCACCGTGCTCGTCGCCGGAGGGCTGTGGACGCTCGCGGTGGGACTGCTGCTGGCCTGGTTCAGCCGGCGCCAGCTCATCCTCCTGGCCCGGGAGTATGGCGCCAGCCTCGCCCGGGTGAGCGCCCAGGCGGACGCCCTGCGCGCCAGCGAGGCCCGGCTGGAGTCGCGCGTGGCTCAGCGCACCCACGAACTCACCGCCGCCAACAAGGAGCTGGAGTCCTTCAGCTACTCGGTCTCGCACGACCTGCGCTCCCCGCTGCGGGCCATCGACGGCTTCGCCCAGGCGCTGCTCGAGGACGAGCGGCCGCGGCTGTCGCCCGAGGGCCTGCGGTTGCTCTCGCGCCTGCAGGCAGCCGCCACGCGCATGGGCCAGCTCATCGACGACCTGTTGCAGCTCTCGCGCGTCACCCGCGCCGAGGTGCAGCGCGAGACGGTGGACCTGAGCGCGCTCGCCACGAGCGTGCTCCACGAACTGCGCCAGCGCGAGCCCGCGCGTGACGTGACGTGCACCCTCCAGCCCGGCCTCCTCGCGCGGGGAGATCCGCGGCTGTTCCGGGTGCTCCTGGAGAACCTGCTGGGCAATGCCTGGAAGTTCACCAGCAAGCGCTCCGGGGCCCACATCGAGTTCTTCTCGGAGACGGTCGAGGGCGTGCCCCACTACGTCGTGCGCGACAACGGGGTGGGATTCGACATGGCCTACGCGGGCAAGCTCTTCAGCCCCTTCCAGCGGATGCACAAGCCCTCGGACTTCCCGGGCACGGGCATCGGGCTGGCCACGGTGCAGCGCATCGTCCACCGGCACCGCGGGGAGATCTCCGCCCAGGCCACTCCTGGCGCGGGTGCCACCTTCCGCTTCACCCTCCAGGAGGCGCAGGCATGA
- a CDS encoding sulfatase family protein produces the protein MNSSSRCHHSGGKPPSALPRWGLANACFFAAAFVVSSAIFTAAVCGIDNELATQVRREYLRELVWANVALLPGYAVLCAAHTLLSWPLERRRLARGTPPGAVRPFSRSLLAALFWNLALCFSSLGPIALWSTGNLDALVRSLDVDLYWLIERDLHVALTGIMLLLVLFTAYDAGCWVARTARRWPRAALMTGGLAVGLLVLGTAWPAWRGTPLPRARRERPHILILGSDALRADHLGTYGYPRPTSPHIDRLARESVTFEQHHSVTPSTTESWTSTLTGLYPIHTGIRYMFVTREQAERISAHPRTLPRILRERGYETFVSGDGSANNFASVDLGFDQTSVPDDERVSSLINELLATTHPLLTYYLANPLGERLLPAMKGSRAALHPGRITADFLEELDRTAASGQPFLGLLFLRFTHPNYDVGYPYNKRFTDAGYRGKSRFSMQFDPDDLIQGHLEGLFPPAERRHIVDLYDGGVSKFDDTVGQVVEHLERTGLARDTILVITSDHGEALFQPDTALAVERNFFGGDQLTHIPLVIRMPDRRWAGARVRGLSRTIDLMPTLLELSGGPGASPAVDGVSLVGLIQGSQPGRPVYAETGFQFYPLNLPGVELPLPERVDRMGFFDPSDSGRLVLRPSFHDAILAAKHRMVRTARWKLIYLPARPSPVYQLYDLSRDPSQREDLSGRGLPVFGRLVRHLDHWMETGEELPWSDADDAAGAPP, from the coding sequence ATGAACTCATCCAGTCGTTGCCATCACTCCGGCGGCAAGCCACCGAGCGCGTTGCCGCGATGGGGCCTCGCGAACGCTTGTTTCTTCGCCGCCGCTTTCGTGGTGAGCAGCGCGATCTTCACCGCGGCCGTGTGTGGCATCGACAATGAATTGGCCACCCAGGTGCGCCGGGAGTATCTCCGGGAACTCGTCTGGGCCAACGTGGCCCTCTTGCCGGGGTACGCGGTGCTCTGCGCCGCGCATACGCTCTTGAGCTGGCCGCTCGAGCGCAGGCGCCTGGCGCGTGGTACGCCTCCTGGAGCGGTCCGCCCGTTCTCTCGCTCTCTTCTCGCGGCGCTCTTCTGGAACCTGGCGCTCTGCTTCTCGAGCCTGGGGCCGATCGCGCTCTGGAGCACGGGCAACCTGGATGCGCTCGTGCGGTCGCTCGACGTCGATCTCTACTGGCTCATCGAGCGGGACCTTCATGTCGCCCTCACGGGCATCATGCTCCTGCTCGTCCTGTTCACGGCCTACGATGCCGGGTGCTGGGTGGCGCGAACGGCTCGGCGATGGCCTCGTGCGGCCCTCATGACGGGGGGCCTGGCGGTGGGTCTTCTCGTTTTGGGCACCGCATGGCCGGCGTGGCGCGGCACGCCGTTGCCCCGCGCGCGGCGGGAGCGGCCCCACATCCTCATCCTGGGCTCGGACGCGCTTCGCGCGGATCATCTCGGCACCTATGGCTATCCCCGCCCCACGTCTCCACACATCGACCGGCTGGCGCGTGAATCGGTCACCTTCGAACAGCATCATTCCGTGACACCTAGTACCACCGAGTCGTGGACGTCCACCCTGACGGGGCTCTATCCGATCCACACCGGTATTCGTTACATGTTCGTGACCCGCGAGCAGGCGGAGCGCATCTCGGCCCATCCACGGACGCTGCCTCGCATCCTGCGCGAGCGCGGATACGAGACGTTCGTGAGCGGAGACGGTTCCGCGAACAACTTCGCGAGCGTTGACCTCGGCTTCGACCAGACCTCCGTCCCCGACGATGAGCGGGTCAGCAGTTTGATCAATGAGCTGCTCGCCACCACGCACCCCCTCCTCACCTACTACCTGGCCAATCCGCTCGGTGAGCGTCTGCTGCCCGCGATGAAGGGCTCCCGCGCGGCGCTCCATCCTGGGCGGATCACCGCGGACTTCCTCGAGGAGTTGGATCGCACGGCCGCCTCGGGCCAGCCCTTCCTGGGGCTGCTCTTCTTGCGCTTCACCCACCCGAACTACGACGTCGGCTACCCATACAACAAACGTTTCACCGACGCCGGATACCGAGGCAAGAGCCGTTTCTCGATGCAATTCGACCCTGATGATCTCATCCAGGGTCATCTCGAGGGACTGTTCCCGCCCGCGGAGCGGCGGCATATCGTCGACCTCTACGACGGTGGAGTCTCGAAGTTCGATGACACCGTGGGGCAGGTCGTCGAGCACCTCGAGCGCACGGGGCTGGCCCGTGACACGATCCTCGTCATCACCTCGGATCACGGGGAGGCGCTGTTCCAACCCGACACCGCCCTGGCCGTCGAGAGGAACTTCTTCGGGGGCGACCAGCTCACGCACATCCCCCTCGTGATTCGCATGCCGGACAGGCGCTGGGCGGGAGCGCGGGTCCGAGGGCTCTCACGCACCATCGATCTGATGCCGACCTTGCTCGAGCTGAGCGGCGGCCCCGGCGCCTCGCCGGCCGTCGATGGCGTCTCGCTCGTCGGCCTCATCCAGGGCTCCCAGCCGGGACGTCCCGTCTACGCGGAGACGGGGTTCCAGTTCTATCCGCTCAACCTGCCGGGGGTGGAACTGCCTCTGCCCGAGCGGGTGGACCGGATGGGGTTCTTCGACCCGAGTGACAGCGGCCGGCTCGTGCTGCGTCCCTCGTTCCACGACGCCATCCTCGCGGCGAAGCACCGGATGGTGCGAACGGCGCGATGGAAGCTCATCTACCTGCCCGCGCGACCCTCTCCCGTCTACCAGCTCTACGATCTCTCGCGGGATCCCAGTCAGCGCGAGGATCTCTCCGGACGTGGCCTGCCCGTGTTCGGCCGCCTCGTGCGGCACCTCGATCACTGGATGGAGACCGGCGAGGAACTGCCCTGGTCGGATGCCGATGATGCCGCCGGGGCACCGCCCTAG
- the rpsN gene encoding 30S ribosomal protein S14 codes for MAKTSKVEKNKQREALVKRYAARRAALKEAIRAAATVEERMRAQTALGKLPRDSNPNRVTNRCALTGRPRGYLRRFGLSRIAFREKALAGEIPGVVKSSW; via the coding sequence ATGGCGAAGACGAGCAAGGTGGAGAAGAACAAGCAGCGCGAGGCGCTGGTGAAGCGGTACGCGGCGCGGCGGGCCGCCCTCAAGGAGGCCATCCGCGCCGCGGCCACGGTGGAGGAGCGGATGCGGGCGCAGACGGCGCTGGGCAAGCTGCCGCGCGACTCCAATCCCAACCGGGTGACGAACCGGTGCGCGCTCACGGGCCGGCCCCGTGGCTACCTGCGCCGCTTCGGTCTGTCGCGCATCGCGTTCCGCGAGAAGGCCCTGGCTGGGGAAATCCCCGGGGTCGTCAAGTCGAGCTGGTGA
- the rpsR gene encoding 30S ribosomal protein S18, with the protein MAIQTRNEERESRPPGPPRGDDDRRPARGGGRRKPNPLGAAETVDFKDVQLLKYFVSERGKLLPRRITGVTAKQQRRVAQAVKRARHLGLLPYLHLGG; encoded by the coding sequence ATGGCGATACAGACGAGGAACGAGGAGCGCGAGTCCCGGCCACCGGGGCCGCCGCGGGGCGACGATGACCGGCGCCCGGCGCGCGGGGGTGGGCGCCGCAAGCCCAACCCGCTCGGAGCGGCCGAGACGGTGGACTTCAAGGACGTGCAGTTGCTCAAGTACTTCGTGTCCGAGCGAGGCAAGTTGCTGCCCCGGCGCATCACCGGCGTGACGGCGAAGCAGCAGCGGCGGGTGGCCCAGGCCGTCAAACGCGCGCGGCACCTCGGCCTGCTGCCCTACCTCCACCTGGGCGGCTAG
- a CDS encoding TerC/Alx family metal homeostasis membrane protein codes for MQSNPVSPWEWGLFGVLVLGMIITDLSSHRGTHAESRKAAYLWSVAWIAMGLGFAGFVAWRHGGVAAQEYLGAYLIEKSLSLDNLFVFLVIFSSLGVPEDHQRRVLFWGILGALVFRGLFIFVGLEALERWHWVVYVFGTLLLVAAWRVARAPHGQETGDSKLVRWLTRRLPVTRHVPDRAFFTRTQDGWRATVLFVALAAIELSDVAFAIDSVPAALSVSRDLFVVYTSNVFAILGLRALYIALASSAHELRYLRFGLAAVLAFAALKMLLSEWIEVPPLPSVAVIVVCIGTAVGFSLRARHREAHGRGPHGHRGEARA; via the coding sequence ATGCAATCCAATCCGGTATCGCCATGGGAGTGGGGCCTGTTCGGGGTGCTCGTCCTGGGGATGATCATCACGGACTTGAGCTCCCACCGCGGCACGCACGCCGAGTCGCGCAAGGCGGCCTATCTCTGGAGCGTCGCGTGGATCGCCATGGGGCTCGGGTTCGCGGGCTTCGTGGCCTGGAGGCACGGCGGCGTGGCGGCGCAGGAGTACCTGGGCGCCTACCTCATCGAGAAGAGCCTCAGCCTGGACAACCTGTTCGTCTTCCTCGTCATCTTCTCCAGCCTGGGGGTGCCCGAGGACCATCAGCGCCGGGTGCTCTTCTGGGGCATCCTCGGGGCGCTCGTGTTCCGCGGCCTGTTCATCTTCGTGGGGCTGGAGGCGCTGGAGCGCTGGCACTGGGTGGTCTACGTCTTCGGCACCCTGCTGCTCGTCGCCGCCTGGCGCGTGGCGCGCGCCCCCCACGGACAGGAAACGGGGGACAGCAAGCTGGTGCGGTGGCTGACGCGGCGCCTGCCCGTGACGCGGCATGTCCCGGATCGAGCCTTCTTCACGCGCACCCAGGATGGGTGGCGCGCCACCGTCCTGTTCGTGGCGCTCGCCGCCATCGAGCTGTCGGACGTGGCGTTCGCCATCGACTCGGTCCCGGCCGCCCTGTCGGTGAGCCGCGACCTGTTCGTGGTCTACACCTCCAACGTGTTCGCCATCCTCGGGCTGCGCGCGCTCTACATCGCGCTGGCCAGCTCGGCGCACGAGCTGCGCTACCTGCGCTTCGGGCTCGCGGCGGTGCTCGCGTTCGCCGCGCTGAAGATGCTCCTGTCGGAGTGGATCGAAGTCCCGCCCCTGCCCTCGGTGGCCGTCATCGTGGTGTGCATCGGCACCGCGGTGGGCTTCAGCCTGCGGGCGCGCCACCGGGAGGCCCACGGACGAGGGCCCCATGGGCACCGGGGAGAAGCCCGGGCCTAG
- a CDS encoding Fur family transcriptional regulator, giving the protein MAARKTTSPPTLGDYQELLRSSGLRSTAARIAVLRELEAATTPLSHADLVDALKDEGYDRVTLYRNLTDLTEVGLVVRTDLGDRVWRFELKRDTAGHHDPHPHFTCTDCGAVSCLPAKSVRLSPTKGLPKSVADSTVDIQLRGLCDRCG; this is encoded by the coding sequence ATGGCCGCCAGGAAAACCACATCTCCACCCACCCTGGGCGATTACCAGGAGCTGTTGCGCTCCTCGGGGCTGCGCAGCACGGCGGCCCGGATCGCCGTCCTCCGGGAACTGGAAGCCGCCACCACGCCGCTGAGTCACGCGGACCTGGTGGACGCGCTCAAGGACGAGGGCTACGACCGCGTCACGCTCTACCGCAACCTCACGGACCTGACCGAGGTGGGCCTCGTGGTGCGCACGGACCTGGGAGACCGGGTGTGGCGCTTCGAGCTCAAGCGCGACACGGCGGGCCACCACGACCCCCACCCGCACTTCACCTGCACGGACTGCGGCGCCGTGTCGTGCCTGCCGGCCAAGTCCGTCCGCCTCTCGCCCACCAAGGGCCTGCCTAAGTCCGTGGCGGACAGCACGGTGGACATCCAGTTGCGCGGCCTGTGTGACCGCTGCGGCTAG
- a CDS encoding S9 family peptidase produces the protein MTLASREAPYGAWKSPLTAELIASQSLSLGEVAVDGDDVYWLEVRANEGGRHVIVRRTAEGTHADLLPAPTEGRAPYSARSLVYGRGGGSFAVSEGLVVFVNHASGGPHPDQRLYRVNPGRTPVPITPDMGGKHRYADLSIDRARNRVLCVREDWRNLQEGQPSIALVAVDIDGQKQTVLTQGRDFYSSPVLSPNGRRMAWLAWDYPSMPWDGCELWVADVDEDGALRHARLVAGGSTESIFQPEWSPQGELYFVSDRNNWWNLYRLQGRNVVPVLERRAEFGAAQWSLGMSTYTFISPRHVVCAFNEQGQWRLGRLDVVLGQFSELSTPYTDICHVRGGFATAYFVGGGPEQPASVVRLDMESGKPQVIKASSTVPESLLPYLSRAEPLHYPTSELGESHAWYYPPTHPDFRAPAGEKPPLLILSHGGPTGAASTKLDWTIQYFTSRGFGVVDVNHRGSTGHGRDYRLSLYGNFGVMDVDDCANAALRLVQEGRVDARRLVARGAGMGGYTTLALLAFRDILRCGTSMAGVSNLESLAENAEKFEAHYMDQILGPLPESRQLLHDRSPAFHPDNLKRSPLLFIQGRHDTRVPPRETEELVRKLRSHGVPTALLLIEGEAQAPRGTPEARKALETELAFYARVMGLTLADPLESVVIEPSPGS, from the coding sequence ATGACGCTCGCAAGCCGGGAAGCGCCCTACGGCGCCTGGAAGTCCCCCCTCACCGCCGAGCTCATCGCCTCCCAGTCGCTCTCGCTGGGCGAGGTGGCCGTCGATGGGGATGACGTGTACTGGCTGGAGGTGCGTGCCAACGAGGGGGGCCGGCACGTCATCGTGCGGCGGACCGCGGAGGGTACGCACGCGGACCTGCTGCCCGCGCCCACCGAGGGCCGTGCGCCCTACAGCGCGCGCAGCCTCGTGTATGGCCGGGGCGGCGGCTCGTTCGCGGTGTCCGAGGGGCTGGTGGTGTTCGTCAACCACGCGAGCGGCGGCCCCCACCCGGATCAGCGGCTGTACCGGGTGAACCCGGGCCGCACGCCGGTGCCCATCACCCCGGACATGGGCGGCAAGCACCGCTACGCGGACCTGAGCATCGACCGGGCGCGCAACCGCGTGCTGTGCGTGCGCGAGGACTGGCGCAACCTCCAGGAGGGCCAGCCGAGCATCGCCCTCGTGGCGGTGGACATCGACGGACAGAAGCAGACGGTGCTCACCCAGGGGCGCGATTTCTACTCCTCGCCGGTGCTCAGCCCCAACGGCCGGCGCATGGCGTGGCTCGCGTGGGACTACCCGAGCATGCCGTGGGACGGGTGCGAGCTGTGGGTGGCGGACGTGGACGAGGACGGGGCGCTGCGCCACGCGCGGCTCGTGGCCGGCGGCTCCACCGAGTCCATCTTCCAGCCCGAGTGGTCACCCCAGGGCGAGCTGTACTTCGTGAGCGACCGCAACAACTGGTGGAACCTCTACCGGCTGCAGGGGCGCAACGTGGTGCCGGTGCTCGAGCGCCGGGCGGAGTTCGGCGCGGCCCAGTGGAGCCTGGGCATGTCCACGTACACCTTCATCTCGCCCCGGCACGTGGTGTGCGCCTTCAACGAGCAGGGCCAGTGGAGGCTGGGCCGGCTGGACGTGGTGCTCGGCCAGTTCTCCGAGCTGAGCACGCCCTACACGGACATCTGCCATGTGCGCGGGGGCTTCGCCACGGCGTACTTCGTGGGCGGCGGGCCCGAGCAGCCCGCGAGCGTGGTGCGGCTGGACATGGAGTCGGGCAAGCCCCAGGTCATCAAGGCCTCGAGCACGGTGCCCGAGTCGCTCCTGCCCTACCTCTCGCGCGCCGAGCCCCTGCACTACCCCACCTCCGAGCTGGGCGAGTCGCACGCCTGGTACTACCCCCCCACCCACCCGGACTTCCGCGCGCCCGCGGGCGAGAAGCCGCCCCTGCTCATCCTCAGCCACGGCGGCCCCACGGGCGCGGCCTCGACGAAGCTGGACTGGACCATCCAGTACTTCACCAGCCGGGGCTTCGGCGTGGTGGACGTCAACCACCGGGGCAGCACGGGCCATGGCCGCGACTACCGCCTGTCGCTGTACGGCAACTTCGGCGTCATGGACGTGGATGACTGCGCCAACGCCGCGCTGCGGCTGGTGCAGGAGGGCCGTGTGGATGCCAGGCGCCTGGTGGCGCGCGGGGCCGGCATGGGCGGCTACACCACGCTGGCGCTGCTCGCCTTCCGGGACATCCTGCGCTGTGGCACCAGCATGGCGGGCGTGTCCAACCTGGAGTCCCTGGCGGAGAACGCGGAGAAGTTCGAGGCGCACTACATGGATCAGATCCTCGGCCCCCTGCCCGAGTCCCGGCAGCTCCTGCATGACCGCTCCCCGGCGTTCCACCCGGACAACCTCAAGCGCAGCCCGCTCCTGTTCATCCAGGGCCGGCACGACACGCGGGTGCCGCCGCGGGAGACGGAGGAGCTGGTGCGCAAGCTGCGCTCGCACGGGGTGCCCACGGCGCTGCTGCTCATCGAGGGCGAGGCCCAGGCGCCACGCGGCACCCCCGAGGCACGCAAGGCCCTGGAGACCGAGCTGGCCTTCTACGCGCGCGTCATGGGGCTCACCCTGGCCGATCCCCTGGAATCGGTGGTCATCGAGCCCTCGCCTGGCTCCTAG
- the rpmB gene encoding 50S ribosomal protein L28 encodes MSKVCQVTGKRPLVGNNVSHANNKTKTRSLPNIQTHRFWVPSLGRFVRLRVSAHGIRIINKRGIERVIAELRERGEKF; translated from the coding sequence ATGTCCAAGGTCTGTCAGGTCACCGGGAAGCGGCCGTTGGTGGGCAACAACGTCAGCCATGCCAACAACAAGACGAAGACGCGCTCGCTGCCGAACATCCAGACGCATCGCTTCTGGGTGCCGAGCCTCGGCCGCTTCGTGCGGCTGCGCGTGAGCGCCCACGGCATCCGCATCATCAACAAGCGGGGAATCGAGCGCGTCATCGCGGAGCTGCGCGAGCGCGGCGAGAAGTTCTGA
- a CDS encoding hybrid sensor histidine kinase/response regulator, with product MTTPLRVLMVEDNPDDQELVERELRHGGYEVHTHRVQSAEELRAALAPGCWDIILSDYCMPGFDAPSALAIVLDSGLDIPFIVVSGSVGENEGVEVMKAGARDYFPKTNIARLPAAVAREVEQARMRQERAWAARDRDVLARAGEVLAGSLDFQSTLERVARVPVPGLADWCAVYLPEEGRYLRTVALAHEDPSRVVQGLETDKLFPMDLEAPSGPPRVFRTGEPLLLSELPEERLALLARSPEHLRRILALGLRSVIHVPLVGRMGTLGVVTLGTTGSRPRFCQRDMPVAQELVRRAALTLENARLYHESQDAIRLRDEFLAVASHELRTPLTSLGLQLSTLVQRARRESAADMVERLERSLRQVRRLGTLVETLLDVSRLSTGELSLSPERMDLGELVREVLERFEAESQTLGCALRVEVTPGIVGQWDRMRVEQVVSGLLANALKFGARRPVEVRVMGEGAVARVVVEDRGIGIPEEQLERIFERFGRAVSSRSYGGLGLGLYVARRAAEAHGGRVWAERREGGGARFTLELPLRPVRVG from the coding sequence ATGACGACACCGCTGCGGGTCCTGATGGTGGAGGACAACCCGGACGACCAGGAACTGGTGGAGCGCGAGCTGCGCCATGGCGGCTACGAGGTGCACACCCACCGGGTGCAGTCGGCCGAGGAGCTGCGCGCGGCGCTCGCGCCCGGGTGCTGGGACATCATCCTCTCCGACTACTGCATGCCCGGCTTCGATGCGCCCTCCGCGCTCGCCATCGTGCTCGACAGCGGCCTGGACATTCCCTTCATCGTCGTCTCCGGCAGCGTGGGCGAGAACGAGGGCGTGGAAGTCATGAAGGCCGGCGCGCGCGACTACTTTCCCAAGACGAACATCGCCCGGCTGCCGGCCGCGGTGGCGCGCGAGGTGGAGCAGGCCCGGATGCGCCAGGAGCGCGCCTGGGCCGCGAGGGACCGGGATGTGCTGGCCCGCGCCGGCGAGGTGCTGGCGGGCTCGCTGGACTTCCAGTCGACGCTGGAGCGCGTGGCACGCGTGCCGGTGCCGGGGCTGGCGGACTGGTGCGCCGTCTACCTCCCCGAGGAGGGACGGTACCTGCGGACGGTGGCGCTGGCGCACGAGGATCCCTCGCGGGTGGTGCAGGGGCTCGAGACGGACAAGCTCTTTCCCATGGACCTGGAGGCTCCCTCGGGCCCTCCCCGCGTCTTCCGCACCGGCGAGCCACTGCTCCTGTCGGAGCTGCCCGAGGAGCGCCTGGCGCTGCTGGCGCGCTCTCCGGAGCACCTGCGCCGCATTCTCGCCCTGGGGCTGCGCTCCGTCATCCACGTGCCGCTGGTGGGCCGCATGGGGACCCTGGGGGTGGTGACGCTCGGCACCACCGGGAGCCGGCCGCGCTTCTGTCAGAGGGACATGCCCGTGGCGCAGGAGCTGGTGCGCCGCGCCGCGCTGACGCTGGAGAACGCGCGCCTGTACCACGAGTCCCAGGACGCCATCCGTCTGCGTGACGAGTTCCTCGCCGTGGCGTCCCACGAGCTGCGCACCCCGCTCACCTCGCTGGGTCTGCAACTGAGCACGCTGGTGCAGCGGGCGCGGCGCGAGTCCGCCGCGGACATGGTGGAGCGGCTGGAGCGGAGCCTGCGCCAGGTGCGGCGCCTGGGCACGCTGGTGGAGACGCTGCTGGACGTGTCGCGCCTGTCCACCGGCGAGCTGTCCCTGTCGCCCGAGCGGATGGACCTGGGCGAGCTGGTGCGCGAGGTGCTGGAGCGCTTCGAGGCGGAGTCCCAGACCCTGGGCTGCGCGCTGCGGGTGGAGGTGACTCCGGGGATTGTCGGCCAGTGGGACCGGATGCGGGTGGAGCAGGTGGTGTCCGGGCTGCTCGCCAACGCCCTCAAGTTCGGGGCGCGCCGTCCAGTGGAGGTGCGGGTGATGGGCGAGGGGGCGGTGGCGCGGGTGGTGGTGGAGGACCGGGGCATCGGGATTCCGGAGGAACAGCTCGAGCGCATCTTCGAGCGCTTCGGCCGGGCGGTGTCCTCGCGCTCCTACGGAGGCTTGGGGCTGGGGTTGTACGTGGCGCGCCGCGCGGCCGAGGCGCACGGGGGCCGCGTGTGGGCCGAGCGGCGCGAGGGCGGAGGGGCCCGCTTCACCCTGGAGCTGCCCCTTCGGCCCGTCCGGGTGGGTTGA
- a CDS encoding response regulator has protein sequence MNGPRSILLVEDNPDDVDLTRRAFRRAGLTQPMEVVEDGVEALDYLFARGAHAHRAGEPLPALVLLDLKLPRLDGHEVLRQIRADARTRFLPVVILTSSDEEKDLVESYSHGCNSYVRKPVSYNEFVEAARQLGVYWLVLNRAPPAGGRA, from the coding sequence ATGAACGGCCCACGCTCCATCCTCCTCGTCGAGGACAACCCGGATGACGTCGACCTGACGCGGCGTGCCTTCCGGCGCGCGGGCCTCACCCAGCCGATGGAGGTGGTGGAGGACGGAGTCGAGGCGCTCGACTACCTCTTCGCGCGCGGGGCCCACGCGCACCGGGCCGGCGAGCCCCTGCCCGCGCTGGTGCTGTTGGATCTCAAGCTGCCGCGCCTGGACGGACACGAGGTGCTGCGCCAGATTCGCGCCGACGCGCGCACCCGCTTCCTTCCCGTGGTCATCCTCACCTCCTCGGACGAGGAGAAGGACCTGGTGGAGAGCTACAGCCATGGCTGCAACAGCTACGTGCGCAAGCCGGTGAGCTACAACGAGTTCGTCGAGGCGGCACGTCAGCTCGGTGTCTACTGGCTGGTGCTCAACCGCGCGCCGCCCGCGGGAGGGCGTGCATGA